One Tenebrio molitor chromosome 2, icTenMoli1.1, whole genome shotgun sequence genomic region harbors:
- the LOC138122969 gene encoding ejaculatory bulb-specific protein 3-like, with protein sequence MKLMFALFFLGIANVFGEEYTNQFNSEVDVVLKSERLLKNYLDCLLDRGKCTPAGQELKKDIPDALLNECAKCNDEHKEGIRKVIHYLIKQKPDWWQQLQNKYDPDGEHEKKYKHYLEKEGLTR encoded by the exons ATGAAGCTGATGTttgcattattttttcttgggATTGCCAATGTATTTGGCGAGGAATATACAAATCAATTCAATAGTGAAGTAGATGTAGTTCTTAAAAGTGAACGACTTCTGAAAAACTACTTAGACTGTCTTTTAGACCGGGGAAAATGTACTCCAGCAGGACAAGAACTTAaaa AGGATATTCCTGATGCTTTATTAAATGAATGTGCAAAATGTAACGATGAACATAAAGAAGGTATTAGAAAAGTAattcattatttaattaaacaaaaacctGACTGGTGGCAACAGCTACAAAACAAATATGATCCCGATGGTGAACAtgagaaaaaatacaaacattatTTGGAGAAAGAAGGACTAACACGTTAA